From the genome of Geminocystis herdmanii PCC 6308, one region includes:
- a CDS encoding DsrE family protein, with product MKIVSSLLLSSFIGISGILVTPNFSQAQTTHSQKQQTAVISPKTASLFVNLTTDDSWRGAMAIGFAEKVLQQGHPTTIFLNVSAVNLASQKLPQHTNGITGKTLQQMLQEFIAQGGSVLICPSCMKQGGISDNDLIQGVKMGSPQATQSLLFEDNVRVMSW from the coding sequence ATGAAAATCGTTTCTTCTTTACTTTTATCTTCTTTCATCGGAATTTCTGGAATCCTTGTTACGCCTAATTTTTCTCAAGCACAAACCACCCATAGCCAAAAACAGCAAACTGCGGTTATTTCCCCTAAAACCGCTAGTTTATTCGTGAATTTAACTACAGATGATTCTTGGCGTGGTGCAATGGCCATCGGTTTTGCGGAAAAGGTTTTACAACAAGGACATCCTACTACTATTTTTTTAAATGTATCGGCAGTTAATTTAGCATCTCAAAAATTGCCTCAACATACAAATGGAATAACGGGTAAAACTTTACAACAAATGTTACAAGAATTTATTGCCCAAGGAGGAAGTGTTCTAATTTGTCCTAGTTGTATGAAACAAGGAGGAATTTCAGACAATGACTTAATTCAAGGGGTAAAAATGGGTTCTCCTCAAGCGACTCAATCCCTTCTTTTTGAAGACAATGTTAGGGTAATGAGTTGGTAA
- a CDS encoding diflavin flavoprotein translates to MLVLREIPKISHRLTVQTVNIADHTTVIRSLDWDRDRFDIEFDLKNGTTYNSFIIQGEKTALIDTSHGKFEALYLETISKLIDLSSLDYLIVSHTEPDHSGLIKNILPLAPNVTVIGAKIAIKFLESMVHQPFNYQMVKSGDTLDLGNGHELEFVSAPNLHWPDTIFTFDRATKTLFTCDAFGMHYCDDHTYDEEPALLQEDFQTYYDCLMKPNARSVLGAIKKINTLDVKTIATGHGPLLKHFLSDWVNSYQEWSEAQTKTQTYTAVFYNSDYGYSEDIARSIALAIEKTGVGVELVEYGDIDTGETRHIVSEAKGLVIGMPPQGEINAHAILSTILASAHEKQAVGLFETGGWQDEPIYPLRNKFQEIGLTEAFPPILVKEAFTPTVAKCAEEAGIDLGQWLTRKNNVKQIKTLDQNLDKALGRISGGLYIITAQKGEVKSAMLASWVMEASSEPWGVVVAVAKDRAIESLLQVNDRFVLNVLEENNYQGLMRHFLKRFAPGQDRFTDIKTYEGKNGSPILAEALAYMECQVISRQDCHDHWIVYSTVEQGRVANPDGKTAVHHRKVGNHY, encoded by the coding sequence ATGTTAGTCCTTAGAGAAATTCCGAAAATATCCCATCGATTAACGGTACAAACGGTAAATATTGCCGATCATACCACAGTGATACGATCGTTAGACTGGGATCGAGATCGTTTTGATATTGAGTTTGATTTAAAAAACGGAACAACTTACAATTCTTTTATTATTCAAGGGGAGAAAACTGCTTTAATCGATACTTCCCATGGCAAATTTGAGGCTTTATACTTGGAAACCATCAGCAAGTTAATTGATTTATCCAGTTTAGACTATCTCATTGTCAGTCATACAGAACCAGATCATAGTGGTTTAATTAAAAATATTCTCCCTTTAGCTCCTAATGTAACGGTTATTGGTGCAAAAATTGCCATCAAATTTTTAGAAAGTATGGTGCATCAACCTTTTAATTATCAGATGGTAAAAAGTGGAGATACTTTAGATTTAGGTAATGGTCATGAGTTAGAATTTGTGTCTGCACCTAATTTACATTGGCCCGATACTATCTTTACCTTCGATCGAGCGACTAAAACTTTATTCACCTGTGACGCTTTTGGAATGCACTATTGCGATGATCACACCTACGATGAAGAACCAGCTTTATTACAAGAGGATTTTCAAACTTATTATGACTGTTTAATGAAACCTAATGCTCGTTCAGTATTAGGGGCGATTAAAAAGATTAACACCCTTGATGTTAAGACGATCGCTACTGGTCATGGTCCTTTATTAAAACATTTTCTTTCGGATTGGGTCAACTCCTATCAAGAATGGAGTGAAGCTCAAACTAAAACCCAAACTTATACTGCGGTGTTTTATAATTCCGATTATGGTTACAGTGAAGATATTGCTCGATCGATCGCCCTTGCCATTGAAAAAACCGGAGTGGGAGTAGAATTAGTTGAATATGGGGATATTGATACAGGAGAAACTAGACACATTGTCAGTGAAGCTAAAGGTTTAGTTATTGGTATGCCCCCCCAAGGAGAAATTAACGCCCATGCCATTTTAAGTACCATTTTAGCCTCTGCCCATGAAAAACAAGCCGTGGGACTTTTTGAAACAGGAGGTTGGCAAGACGAACCCATTTATCCTTTACGCAATAAATTTCAAGAAATTGGTTTAACGGAAGCCTTCCCCCCAATTTTAGTCAAAGAAGCCTTTACCCCTACGGTGGCAAAATGTGCTGAAGAAGCGGGAATTGACTTAGGGCAATGGTTAACGAGGAAAAACAATGTTAAACAAATCAAAACCCTTGATCAAAATTTAGATAAAGCTTTAGGGCGTATCAGTGGCGGACTATATATTATCACCGCTCAAAAAGGAGAAGTAAAGAGCGCCATGTTGGCTTCTTGGGTGATGGAGGCTAGTTCTGAACCTTGGGGAGTTGTGGTGGCGGTTGCTAAAGATCGAGCTATTGAATCATTATTACAAGTGAACGATCGATTTGTCTTAAACGTCTTAGAAGAAAATAACTATCAAGGCTTAATGAGGCATTTTCTCAAACGTTTCGCCCCCGGGCAAGATCGATTTACGGACATTAAAACCTATGAAGGAAAAAACGGCTCACCCATTCTCGCCGAAGCCTTAGCCTACATGGAATGTCAAGTCATCAGTCGTCAAGATTGTCACGATCATTGGATCGTATATAGCACCGTTGAACAAGGAAGAGTCGCCAACCCTGACGGAAAAACTGCCGTACATCATCGTAAAGTAGGCAACCATTATTAA
- a CDS encoding chlorophyll a/b-binding protein — protein MPSFQKYVVEEQGRFNNYAIEPKMYVDEKQQFGFNKYSELLNGRLAMMGFISLLGFEALTGQGLISWLTNL, from the coding sequence ATGCCATCATTCCAAAAATACGTCGTCGAAGAACAAGGTCGTTTTAATAACTATGCGATCGAACCCAAAATGTATGTAGATGAAAAACAACAATTCGGTTTTAACAAATATTCTGAGTTATTAAATGGTCGTTTAGCCATGATGGGTTTTATCTCCTTATTAGGTTTTGAAGCTCTCACAGGTCAAGGTTTAATCAGTTGGTTAACTAACTTATAA
- a CDS encoding type II toxin-antitoxin system HicA family toxin, whose product MSQWSGTKAKQVLKALQNKGWKIKRQTGSHKILEKSGWSNVVFAFHEGEEIGSKMLARIAKLTGLTPDDL is encoded by the coding sequence ATGAGTCAATGGTCTGGAACTAAAGCTAAACAGGTTTTAAAAGCCTTGCAAAATAAAGGTTGGAAAATCAAACGTCAGACTGGCTCTCATAAAATTCTGGAAAAATCAGGGTGGAGTAATGTCGTTTTTGCTTTCCATGAAGGTGAAGAAATTGGATCAAAAATGTTAGCTAGAATTGCTAAATTAACAGGATTAACTCCTGATGATTTGTAA
- a CDS encoding type II toxin-antitoxin system HicB family antitoxin: protein MNYKIEIEQEEDGRYIAEIAELPGVLVYGNTQDEAVSKVQALALRVLADQLEEIKTPEYELNLSFVAL, encoded by the coding sequence ATGAATTATAAGATTGAAATAGAACAAGAAGAAGATGGGCGCTACATTGCAGAAATTGCTGAACTTCCGGGGGTGTTGGTTTATGGTAATACTCAAGACGAGGCAGTTTCTAAAGTTCAAGCCCTAGCTTTGCGTGTTTTAGCAGATCAACTTGAAGAAATAAAAACCCCAGAATACGAACTTAATTTATCATTTGTTGCGTTATGA
- a CDS encoding Uma2 family endonuclease: MTTVLNLESITSLNRDQFYQLCLNNPKLQLERNPQGELIIMSPVGGMSGKKEANLIIDIGNWNRQKKRGEVFSSSTIFSLPKGGDRSPDVAWVSLEKWEKLTEKEREGFPPICPDFVIELRSKSDRLKPLQEKMREYLNSGLQLGWLINPQDKTVEIYRPNQEVEIVKMPVNLLGENVLPDLELKLDY; the protein is encoded by the coding sequence ATGACTACAGTTTTAAATCTTGAGTCCATTACCTCTTTAAATCGAGATCAATTTTATCAACTTTGTCTCAATAATCCTAAATTACAATTAGAAAGAAATCCTCAAGGAGAGTTAATTATTATGTCCCCCGTTGGTGGTATGAGTGGAAAAAAAGAGGCCAATTTAATTATTGATATTGGTAATTGGAATCGTCAAAAAAAACGAGGGGAAGTTTTTAGTTCATCCACTATTTTTAGTTTACCAAAAGGAGGTGATCGAAGTCCAGATGTGGCTTGGGTATCTTTAGAAAAATGGGAAAAACTAACAGAAAAAGAAAGGGAAGGATTCCCTCCTATTTGCCCTGATTTTGTCATTGAATTAAGATCAAAAAGCGATAGACTTAAACCATTACAAGAGAAAATGAGGGAGTATTTAAACTCAGGTTTACAATTAGGATGGTTAATTAATCCACAGGATAAAACCGTAGAAATTTATCGCCCAAATCAAGAAGTAGAAATAGTTAAAATGCCCGTTAATTTATTAGGAGAAAATGTTTTACCTGACTTAGAACTAAAATTAGATTATTAA
- a CDS encoding WD40 repeat domain-containing protein — protein MLKIQWRGKLTEYITAVNWSKTGDLAVSSADGEVMLFRDTPQLLLSPNDTQSSGAQRAFGIDHLAFSPDSQFLAVGGQNGQVLIWRLSDLKLIDTLDWNLQWLENLAWHPQKNYLAFTQGRYVQIWDVETQDIITSLPFENSTVLDFAWHPQGQYLAVAGDGGVKIWDSKDWLEEPIYLETYAPAFKIKWAGYKDYIAISCLDDTVMLWSDFDMLPWRLSGFSGKVRNLIWSKTIAENAPLLATSSRGNVLVWQKEKITEKGWSATILNIDDRIIQDLQFNPHNLLLAGGNEEGCLFLWENEEQLMEDFIGIEGGFSCLQWDFFGKKLAVGSDMGEIFIFM, from the coding sequence ATGTTAAAAATACAATGGCGGGGAAAGTTAACGGAATATATTACGGCGGTAAATTGGTCAAAAACGGGTGATTTGGCGGTAAGTTCAGCCGATGGTGAGGTAATGTTATTTAGGGATACTCCTCAACTTCTCCTTAGCCCTAATGATACTCAAAGTTCGGGTGCGCAGCGTGCCTTTGGCATCGATCATCTTGCTTTTTCTCCTGATAGTCAATTTTTAGCCGTGGGAGGGCAAAATGGACAGGTTTTGATTTGGCGACTTTCGGACTTAAAATTAATTGATACCCTAGACTGGAATCTGCAATGGTTAGAGAATCTGGCATGGCATCCCCAAAAAAATTACCTTGCTTTCACTCAAGGGCGTTATGTGCAGATATGGGATGTCGAAACACAGGACATTATCACCTCTTTACCCTTTGAAAATTCCACAGTGTTAGATTTTGCTTGGCATCCCCAAGGGCAATATTTAGCCGTTGCAGGAGATGGTGGAGTGAAAATTTGGGATAGCAAAGATTGGTTAGAAGAGCCTATTTATCTTGAAACCTACGCTCCCGCCTTTAAAATAAAATGGGCAGGATATAAAGATTATATTGCTATTAGTTGTCTTGATGATACAGTGATGTTGTGGAGTGATTTCGATATGTTACCTTGGCGACTATCGGGATTTAGTGGTAAAGTTCGTAACCTCATATGGTCAAAAACAATAGCAGAAAATGCCCCCTTGTTGGCGACTTCTAGTCGAGGGAATGTGTTGGTGTGGCAAAAAGAAAAAATAACCGAAAAGGGTTGGAGTGCCACTATTTTAAATATTGACGATCGTATCATTCAGGATTTACAGTTTAATCCTCATAATCTTTTGTTAGCTGGTGGAAATGAAGAAGGATGCTTATTTTTATGGGAAAATGAAGAGCAATTAATGGAAGATTTTATAGGAATAGAAGGGGGTTTTTCTTGTTTGCAATGGGATTTTTTCGGAAAAAAATTAGCAGTCGGTAGTGATATGGGAGAAATATTCATTTTTATGTAG
- a CDS encoding CobW family GTP-binding protein, giving the protein MISTVLPSNERIPVTIITGFLGSGKTTLLNHILTQQEGLKTAVLVNEFGEIGIDNDLIISTEDNIVELNNGCICCTINEDLVTAVDKILERQKQIDYLIVETTGIADPLPVALTFLGTNLRDNTRLDSIITLADCENFSLDQFENSEAAFSQFTHADVVLLNKTDLVDSAKVDEIEQKINEIKEGVRILKTTNAKVSLPLILSVGLFESDLYFQPNKEEHKHHKLDHNLDREHHHHDHKHEHSHHLDNDGFVSVSFTSDKPLSIRKFQYFLDNQLPLEVFRAKGFLWFEDSEFKHIFHLSGKRLSIIDEHWKKQPKTELVFIGQHLKIDELKLLLENYIM; this is encoded by the coding sequence ATGATTTCAACAGTCTTACCTTCTAATGAAAGAATACCAGTTACGATTATTACAGGATTTTTAGGTAGTGGCAAAACTACTTTATTAAATCATATTTTAACTCAGCAAGAGGGCTTAAAAACCGCAGTATTAGTTAATGAATTTGGGGAAATTGGCATTGATAATGACTTAATTATTTCCACAGAAGATAATATTGTAGAATTAAATAATGGTTGTATTTGCTGTACCATTAATGAAGATTTAGTCACCGCCGTTGATAAAATTTTAGAACGTCAAAAACAGATAGATTATTTAATAGTAGAAACTACTGGAATTGCTGATCCTCTTCCCGTTGCTTTGACTTTTTTAGGCACAAATTTAAGAGATAATACCAGATTAGATTCTATTATTACTTTAGCAGATTGTGAAAATTTTAGTTTAGATCAATTTGAAAATAGCGAGGCGGCTTTTAGTCAATTTACTCATGCTGACGTGGTTTTACTTAATAAAACTGATTTAGTTGATTCTGCTAAAGTTGATGAAATTGAGCAAAAAATTAATGAAATTAAAGAAGGTGTTAGAATTTTAAAAACCACTAATGCTAAAGTATCTTTACCTTTAATTTTAAGTGTTGGTTTATTTGAATCTGATCTTTATTTTCAGCCTAATAAAGAAGAACATAAACATCATAAGCTCGATCATAATCTCGATCGAGAACATCATCACCATGATCATAAACATGAGCATTCTCACCACTTAGATAATGATGGTTTTGTGTCAGTTTCTTTTACAAGTGATAAACCTTTAAGTATTAGAAAATTTCAATATTTTTTAGATAATCAATTACCCCTAGAAGTATTTAGAGCAAAAGGTTTTTTATGGTTTGAAGATAGCGAATTTAAACATATCTTTCATCTTAGTGGTAAACGTCTTAGCATCATCGATGAACATTGGAA
- a CDS encoding Uma2 family endonuclease has translation MTTVLNLESITSLNRDQFYQLCLNNPKLQLERNPQGELIIMSPVGGISGEKEANLIFKIAFWNEEKKLGKVFSSSTIFSLPKGGDRSPDVAWVSLEKWEKLTEKEREGFPPICPDFVIELRSKSDRLKPLQEKMIEYLDSGLQLGWLINPQDKTVEIYRPNQEVEIVKMPVNLSGENVLPDLELKLDY, from the coding sequence ATGACTACAGTTTTAAATCTTGAGTCCATTACCTCTTTAAATCGAGATCAATTTTATCAACTTTGTCTCAATAATCCTAAATTACAATTAGAAAGAAATCCTCAAGGAGAGTTAATTATTATGTCCCCCGTTGGTGGTATAAGTGGAGAAAAAGAAGCTAATTTAATCTTTAAAATTGCTTTTTGGAATGAGGAAAAAAAATTAGGAAAAGTTTTTAGTTCATCCACTATTTTTAGTTTACCAAAAGGGGGCGATCGATCACCAGATGTGGCTTGGGTATCTTTAGAAAAATGGGAAAAATTAACAGAAAAAGAAAGAGAAGGATTCCCCCCTATTTGCCCTGATTTTGTCATTGAATTAAGATCAAAAAGCGATAGACTTAAACCATTACAAGAGAAGATGATAGAGTATTTAGACTCAGGTTTACAATTAGGATGGTTAATTAATCCACAGGATAAAACCGTAGAAATTTATCGCCCCAATCAAGAGGTTGAAATAGTTAAAATGCCCGTTAATTTATCAGGAGAAAATGTTTTACCTGACTTAGAACTAAAATTAGATTATTAA
- a CDS encoding phosphate-starvation-inducible PsiE family protein has protein sequence MYKSATNTSVERDSLLNLNRIVNILELIQDLIIISLCFGLFAFMVVQIKTMFIALLAPMQFHTVTADILSLLILVELFRLLIIYLKEQRVSIGVAVEVSIVSVLREVFVNGVLETGSTEVLATCAFLLVLGVLMVLRVWLPATFEGIDPEKSVSKKYHQNQLNSKV, from the coding sequence ATGTACAAATCAGCTACAAACACTTCCGTAGAAAGAGACAGTCTCTTAAATCTTAACCGTATTGTCAATATTTTAGAACTGATCCAAGATTTAATCATTATCAGCCTGTGTTTTGGTTTATTTGCCTTCATGGTGGTACAAATAAAAACCATGTTTATTGCCCTACTCGCCCCCATGCAGTTTCATACCGTTACCGCCGATATTCTTTCTTTACTAATTTTAGTGGAATTATTCCGTTTATTAATTATCTATCTCAAAGAACAAAGAGTTTCCATCGGTGTTGCGGTAGAAGTTTCCATTGTTTCCGTTTTAAGGGAAGTATTCGTCAATGGAGTTTTAGAAACTGGCTCAACCGAAGTTCTGGCAACCTGTGCCTTTTTATTAGTTTTAGGAGTGTTGATGGTATTAAGAGTTTGGCTACCTGCTACCTTTGAAGGAATTGATCCAGAAAAATCAGTATCGAAAAAATATCACCAAAATCAGCTTAATTCAAAAGTCTAA
- the thrS gene encoding threonine--tRNA ligase — MIAIPMVENIVTDSLTLEKIRHSCAHIMAMAVQSLFPDTKVTIGPTTESGFYYDFDRASTFTPEDLGKIEEKMREIMKANLPIIKEVVERTEIQEKLRELGENYKLEILDSIPENETITRYFIGFPDYQPPDQTPLKPLNSWWDLCAGPHLNFTGEINPKAFTLESLAGAYWRGDEHKPQLQRIYGTAWGTEAELQTYLKRKEEAQKRDHRKLGQQLKLFSIQEDAGGGLVFWHPKGAMMRYLIEDYWRKAHLDSGYELLYTPHVANLDLWKTSGHWDFYRENMFDSMDVEQQAYQIKPMNCPFHVLTYKNELHSYRELPLRWAELGTVYRYERSGVLHGLMRVRGFTQDDAHIFCLPEQIAEEILGVLNLTEKILSDFGFTDYEINLSTRPEKSVGSDEVWDLATEALIHALHKKQWNYIEDQGGGAFYGPKIDLKIKDAIGRTWQCSTIQVDFNLPERFDMEYVAKDGSRQRPIMIHRAIFGSLERFFGILIENYAGDFPLWLAPVQIKLLPVNNELLDYTQEVFQELKQAGYRVEIDKSGERLGKQIRIAELEKVPILAILGNRELEEKTLSIRTRQLGDLGSITLSNLKVKLANSIEHKTIFSN, encoded by the coding sequence ATGATTGCTATTCCCATGGTGGAAAATATCGTCACAGATTCTTTAACATTAGAAAAAATCCGTCATAGTTGCGCCCATATAATGGCGATGGCGGTACAAAGTTTGTTTCCTGACACTAAAGTTACTATTGGACCTACTACAGAATCAGGATTTTATTATGATTTCGATCGAGCCTCAACCTTTACCCCTGAAGATTTAGGGAAAATAGAGGAGAAAATGCGAGAAATAATGAAAGCTAACCTACCAATTATCAAAGAAGTAGTCGAAAGAACGGAAATTCAAGAAAAACTCAGGGAATTAGGCGAAAATTACAAATTAGAAATATTAGATAGTATCCCCGAAAATGAAACTATCACCCGTTATTTTATTGGTTTTCCCGACTATCAACCCCCAGATCAAACACCATTAAAACCCCTTAACAGTTGGTGGGATTTGTGTGCAGGGCCTCATCTTAATTTTACGGGAGAAATTAACCCCAAAGCCTTTACCTTAGAAAGTTTAGCAGGGGCTTATTGGCGAGGTGATGAACATAAACCTCAATTACAGCGTATTTATGGCACTGCGTGGGGTACAGAAGCAGAATTACAAACATATCTAAAACGTAAAGAAGAAGCCCAAAAACGAGATCACCGTAAATTAGGACAACAACTGAAACTATTTAGCATTCAGGAAGACGCAGGAGGCGGTTTAGTTTTTTGGCATCCTAAAGGTGCAATGATGCGTTACTTGATTGAAGATTATTGGCGTAAAGCTCATTTAGACAGCGGTTATGAATTGTTATATACTCCCCATGTCGCCAATTTGGACTTATGGAAAACTTCAGGGCATTGGGACTTTTATCGAGAAAATATGTTTGATTCTATGGATGTTGAACAACAAGCCTATCAAATCAAACCCATGAATTGTCCTTTTCACGTTTTAACCTATAAAAATGAACTTCATTCTTATCGAGAGCTTCCCCTACGGTGGGCAGAATTAGGAACGGTTTATCGTTATGAACGATCGGGCGTATTACATGGTTTAATGAGAGTAAGGGGTTTTACCCAAGATGACGCTCATATTTTTTGCTTACCAGAACAAATTGCCGAAGAAATTTTAGGAGTTTTGAACTTAACTGAGAAAATTTTGTCAGATTTTGGCTTTACCGATTATGAAATTAACCTTTCCACACGCCCAGAAAAATCTGTTGGTAGTGATGAGGTGTGGGATTTAGCTACGGAAGCACTAATTCATGCTTTGCATAAAAAACAGTGGAATTACATTGAAGATCAAGGGGGAGGTGCATTTTATGGTCCTAAAATTGACCTAAAAATCAAAGATGCCATCGGCAGAACTTGGCAGTGTTCCACAATTCAAGTCGATTTCAATTTACCAGAGCGTTTTGATATGGAGTATGTAGCCAAAGACGGTTCACGGCAACGACCAATTATGATTCATAGAGCAATTTTTGGTTCATTAGAAAGATTTTTTGGTATTTTAATCGAAAATTATGCAGGAGATTTTCCATTATGGTTAGCACCAGTACAAATAAAATTATTACCTGTAAATAATGAATTGTTAGATTATACTCAGGAAGTTTTTCAAGAGTTAAAACAAGCAGGTTATCGAGTGGAAATTGATAAAAGTGGAGAGCGATTAGGGAAACAAATTCGTATTGCAGAATTAGAAAAAGTACCGATTTTAGCTATTTTAGGAAATCGAGAATTAGAGGAAAAAACTTTAAGTATTAGAACTCGTCAACTAGGAGATTTAGGCTCAATAACTCTCTCTAATTTAAAAGTAAAATTAGCAAACTCGATCGAGCATAAAACCATCTTTTCTAACTAA
- a CDS encoding CobW family GTP-binding protein: MITKEKDLVPVTVLTGYLGAGKTTLLNHILTYEHGKKVAVIVNEFGEVGIDNQLVISADEEIFEMNNGCICCTVRGDLMRIISNLMKRRNKFDHLVIETTGLADPAPVIQTFFVDEDMKSKLLLDAVVTVVDTKHIHQHWSADEAQEQIAFADVILLNKTDLVTSEELEDLEKRIRSMNAMAKIYRTQNADIEMNQLLGIRSFDLEKALEIDPNFLGEEAHEHDESVYSIAIVESQPLNLEKLQDWISDLLRNRGTDIFRMKGILNITNMNDRVVFQGVHMLFDVTFDRAWQEGETRKSELVFIGRNLDEMELRESFKACLD; the protein is encoded by the coding sequence ATGATAACGAAAGAGAAAGATTTAGTGCCAGTAACGGTTTTAACGGGTTATTTAGGAGCAGGTAAAACTACTTTACTCAATCACATTCTTACCTATGAGCATGGTAAAAAAGTTGCGGTAATCGTCAATGAGTTTGGGGAAGTAGGAATTGATAACCAGTTGGTGATTTCTGCTGATGAAGAAATATTTGAGATGAATAACGGTTGTATTTGTTGCACCGTGAGGGGTGATTTAATGCGTATCATCAGTAACTTGATGAAAAGACGAAATAAATTTGATCATCTTGTCATTGAAACTACTGGTTTAGCCGATCCTGCTCCGGTAATACAAACTTTTTTCGTTGACGAGGATATGAAATCAAAGTTACTTTTAGATGCGGTTGTTACGGTGGTGGATACAAAGCATATTCATCAACATTGGAGTGCAGATGAAGCTCAAGAGCAAATCGCCTTTGCTGATGTGATTTTACTCAATAAAACCGATTTAGTTACTTCTGAGGAATTAGAGGATTTAGAAAAACGTATCCGTAGTATGAACGCTATGGCGAAAATTTATCGTACCCAAAATGCTGATATTGAAATGAATCAATTGTTAGGCATTAGATCATTTGATCTGGAAAAAGCCTTAGAAATCGATCCTAATTTTTTAGGAGAAGAAGCCCACGAACACGATGAATCGGTGTATTCTATAGCTATAGTGGAATCTCAGCCTTTGAATTTGGAAAAGTTACAAGATTGGATTAGTGATTTACTGCGTAATCGAGGTACGGATATTTTTCGCATGAAGGGGATTTTAAATATTACTAACATGAACGATCGAGTCGTATTTCAAGGAGTGCATATGTTATTTGATGTAACGTTCGATCGAGCTTGGCAGGAAGGAGAAACCCGTAAAAGTGAATTAGTATTTATTGGGCGAAATTTAGACGAAATGGAGTTAAGAGAAAGTTTTAAGGCTTGTTTAGATTAA